A window from Streptomyces sp. NBC_00271 encodes these proteins:
- a CDS encoding helix-turn-helix domain-containing protein, whose product MIDDGTGLLTIGELARATGLTVRTIRYWSDEGALPPVARSSGGYRLYDAASVARLELIRTLRELGLGLDDVRKVLAGETTVAEVAAAHVTALDAQISSLKVTRAVLSSVARRGSTAEEMTLMNKLARLSAAERKRIMEEFVEELFHGLDSVDPAIQERMRSTAVDLPQEPTREQVDAWVELAEMVQDPEFRAQMRTVVEFNAADQDHAAAAGRSLWFPMRMLQLATEARARGIAPESPEAAALLREVLGDGDPAAVLARMESASNDRLARYRELLSTVKGAGTPSAHRAEFGWVVAALRAGADR is encoded by the coding sequence ATGATCGACGACGGCACCGGACTTCTCACCATCGGCGAGCTGGCCCGGGCCACCGGACTGACCGTGCGCACCATCCGCTACTGGTCGGACGAGGGCGCCCTGCCCCCGGTGGCCCGCTCCTCGGGCGGCTACCGGCTGTACGACGCCGCGTCCGTGGCCCGCCTCGAACTGATCCGCACCCTGCGCGAACTGGGCCTCGGTCTTGACGACGTACGCAAGGTGCTGGCCGGCGAGACGACGGTCGCGGAGGTGGCCGCCGCCCATGTGACGGCGCTGGACGCGCAGATCAGCTCGCTGAAGGTGACGAGGGCGGTGCTGTCGTCCGTGGCGCGACGCGGTTCGACCGCGGAGGAGATGACGCTCATGAACAAGCTGGCGCGGCTGTCGGCCGCCGAACGGAAACGGATCATGGAGGAGTTCGTGGAGGAGCTGTTCCACGGGCTCGACTCCGTGGATCCGGCCATCCAGGAGCGGATGCGCTCCACCGCGGTGGACCTGCCTCAGGAGCCGACCCGCGAGCAGGTGGACGCCTGGGTGGAGCTGGCGGAGATGGTCCAGGATCCGGAGTTCCGGGCGCAGATGCGCACGGTGGTCGAGTTCAACGCGGCCGACCAGGACCACGCCGCGGCAGCCGGGCGATCCTTGTGGTTCCCCATGCGCATGCTCCAGTTGGCGACCGAGGCCCGCGCCCGGGGAATCGCCCCCGAGTCGCCGGAGGCGGCGGCGCTCCTGCGGGAGGTGCTGGGGGACGGCGACCCGGCCGCCGTACTCGCACGCATGGAGTCGGCGTCCAACGACCGGCTCGCCCGGTACCGGGAGTTGCTGTCCACGGTGAAGGGCGCGGGGACCCCGTCCGCGCACCGTGCGGAGTTCGGCTGGGTGGTCGCCGCACTGAGGGCCGGCGCGGACCGTTAA
- a CDS encoding EF-hand domain-containing protein, with protein MADIEEARKQFERIDTDGDGFITAAEFKSALAQGGDWNVTDSVAEAIIATRDLNGDKVLSFDEFWTHLNK; from the coding sequence GTGGCGGACATCGAGGAAGCACGCAAGCAGTTCGAGCGGATCGATACGGACGGTGACGGTTTCATCACCGCGGCCGAGTTCAAGAGCGCCCTCGCCCAGGGCGGCGACTGGAACGTCACCGACTCGGTGGCGGAGGCCATCATCGCCACCCGCGACCTCAACGGGGACAAGGTCCTCTCGTTCGACGAGTTCTGGACCCACCTGAACAAGTGA
- a CDS encoding NADPH-dependent F420 reductase has protein sequence MSIMKIGIIGAGNIGGNLTRRLTALGHDVSVANSRGPGTLTALAEETGATPVKVEDAARDAEVVVVTVPLKAVPNLPHGLVDQAAEGVAVIDTGNYYPQQRDGRIAAIEDEGLTESGWTARQIGHTVVKAFNGTYAQDILDRHRPAGAPDRLALPVAGDDEAAKRVVRELIDELGFDTVDTGGLDESWRQQPGTPVYGLQKGVDEVTKALAEAPRERSADFRA, from the coding sequence CTGTCCATCATGAAGATCGGCATCATCGGAGCGGGCAACATCGGCGGCAATCTCACCCGACGGCTCACCGCCCTCGGACACGACGTCTCGGTCGCGAACTCCCGCGGTCCGGGGACCCTCACCGCACTCGCCGAGGAAACCGGGGCGACCCCCGTCAAGGTCGAGGACGCGGCGCGCGACGCCGAGGTCGTCGTCGTCACGGTTCCCCTGAAGGCGGTCCCGAACCTGCCGCACGGACTTGTGGACCAGGCCGCCGAGGGCGTCGCCGTCATCGACACCGGCAACTACTACCCCCAGCAGCGCGACGGCAGGATCGCCGCGATCGAGGACGAGGGCCTGACCGAGAGCGGCTGGACGGCCCGGCAGATCGGCCACACCGTCGTCAAGGCGTTCAACGGCACGTACGCCCAGGACATCCTGGACCGGCACCGCCCGGCCGGCGCCCCCGACCGACTGGCGCTGCCGGTGGCCGGTGACGACGAGGCCGCCAAGCGGGTCGTACGTGAGCTCATCGACGAACTCGGCTTCGACACGGTCGACACGGGCGGCCTCGACGAGTCCTGGCGCCAGCAGCCCGGCACCCCGGTCTACGGCCTCCAGAAGGGCGTCGACGAGGTGACCAAGGCGCTGGCGGAGGCGCCCCGGGAGCGCTCCGCGGACTTCCGCGCGTAA
- a CDS encoding MOSC domain-containing protein: MGGAVTAVSSNGTYSFTKPNRESITLLAGLGVEGDVHAGTTVKHRFRMAKDPSQVNLRQVHLMHEELFDELRESGFTVAPGELGENVTTRGVDLLGLPVGTLLRLGDEAVVEITGLRNPCAQIDDFQKGLLKQVVGRDEDGGGVVYKSGVMSVVREGGVVRPGDPVEVELPVGPHRPLRTV, translated from the coding sequence ATGGGCGGGGCGGTCACAGCGGTCAGCAGTAACGGGACGTATTCCTTCACCAAGCCGAACCGGGAGAGCATCACGCTGCTCGCCGGGCTCGGGGTGGAGGGTGATGTGCACGCGGGAACCACCGTGAAGCACCGGTTCCGGATGGCGAAGGACCCGTCGCAGGTGAACCTGCGGCAGGTGCACCTCATGCACGAGGAGCTGTTCGACGAGCTGCGCGAGAGCGGCTTCACCGTCGCTCCCGGGGAGCTCGGGGAGAACGTCACCACCCGGGGTGTCGATCTGCTGGGGCTGCCGGTGGGCACGCTGCTGCGTCTCGGGGACGAGGCCGTCGTGGAGATCACCGGTCTGCGCAATCCCTGCGCGCAGATCGACGACTTCCAGAAGGGGCTGCTCAAGCAGGTCGTCGGGAGGGACGAGGACGGCGGCGGCGTCGTCTACAAGTCCGGGGTCATGAGCGTCGTACGGGAAGGCGGTGTGGTGCGGCCCGGGGACCCCGTCGAGGTCGAGTTGCCGGTCGGGCCGCACCGTCCGCTGCGGACTGTCTGA
- a CDS encoding glycoside hydrolase family 25 protein, translating to MLRGIDVSAYQSSAFSTDGLSFVFVKATEGRTYVNPKLTAQVKTARDAGCVVGFYHFLWPGDITAQAEYFVGKAPEKAGDLLAVDWEATGDGTHASNAEKDRFIRKVKQLRPNHRVLLYTNRNYWLTVDTTSYAGDGLWIADYVTAGKPRIKASWRFHQYTDEPLDRDVANFGSKAALKEWATGD from the coding sequence ATGCTGCGCGGCATCGACGTAAGCGCCTACCAGTCGTCCGCTTTCTCCACCGACGGCCTCTCGTTCGTCTTCGTCAAGGCGACGGAGGGCCGTACGTACGTCAATCCGAAACTCACCGCACAGGTGAAGACGGCCCGGGACGCCGGGTGCGTGGTCGGGTTCTACCACTTCCTGTGGCCCGGCGACATCACCGCCCAGGCCGAGTACTTCGTCGGCAAGGCCCCCGAGAAGGCCGGGGACCTGCTCGCCGTCGACTGGGAGGCCACCGGTGACGGCACGCACGCGAGCAACGCCGAGAAGGACCGTTTCATCCGGAAGGTGAAGCAGCTTCGGCCGAACCACCGGGTCCTCCTCTACACCAACCGCAACTACTGGCTCACCGTCGACACCACCTCGTACGCCGGAGACGGGCTGTGGATCGCCGACTACGTGACCGCGGGCAAGCCCCGCATCAAGGCCTCGTGGCGATTCCACCAGTACACCGACGAGCCCCTGGACAGGGACGTCGCGAACTTCGGCAGCAAGGCCGCGCTCAAGGAGTGGGCGACGGGAGACTGA
- a CDS encoding acylphosphatase, with protein MRRGDATGLVREAWLIQVTGVVQGVGYRPFVYRLATSVRLSGWVLNDTLGVLIEACGPESALRDFVVALTERAPPLASVDTVRVRRRRRAEDAEADRGFEVRSSRHVPGASAVTTAPPDAHVCAQCLRETLDPADRRYRYPFTNCTDCGPRYSLIRSLPYDRSRTTMTAFTMCEPCATEYADPGDRRYHAQPNACPDCGPALSLHGPGGQLAEREAALAGAVEALAAGRVVAVKGLGGFHLAVNARDGEAVARLRRRKGRAAKPFAILVRDLTAASEVASYGPDEATLLTSPARPVVLLRKRPGARWVKAVALTVLSGVPVAATGGSDGTVRLWDLTTASPLGAPLAPHKGAVTSLALESDEQGLGRLASGGEDHAVALWAVALDGSCTSVPHALEHRGPVSDVLLLRTGTGLLGASADARGIVKLWDAATGLPWEGAGPEPYPAAINSLAAGRLYGRRVLISAARHSLLRIWDLDACHPAAVLHLPGPASRICPLEGEGLAVALGRDVVALRQPPGA; from the coding sequence ATGAGGAGGGGGGACGCCACGGGACTTGTTCGTGAGGCATGGCTCATCCAGGTCACCGGGGTGGTGCAGGGTGTCGGGTACCGGCCGTTCGTGTACCGTCTCGCCACCAGCGTGCGCCTCTCCGGCTGGGTGCTCAATGACACCCTCGGCGTGTTGATCGAAGCCTGCGGTCCTGAGTCCGCGCTCCGCGATTTCGTCGTCGCACTCACGGAGCGAGCTCCTCCGCTGGCCAGCGTGGACACCGTTCGGGTGCGGCGCCGACGGCGCGCCGAGGACGCCGAGGCCGATCGCGGCTTCGAGGTGCGCTCCAGCCGTCATGTGCCCGGGGCGTCCGCCGTGACGACCGCTCCTCCCGACGCCCATGTCTGCGCGCAGTGCCTGCGAGAGACCCTCGATCCGGCGGATCGCCGCTACCGCTACCCGTTCACCAACTGCACCGACTGTGGACCCCGCTACTCGTTGATCCGTTCGCTTCCCTACGACCGGTCCCGCACCACCATGACGGCGTTCACGATGTGCGAGCCGTGCGCCACGGAGTACGCGGACCCGGGAGACCGCCGCTACCACGCCCAACCCAACGCCTGCCCCGACTGCGGTCCCGCCCTCTCCCTGCACGGACCGGGCGGACAACTCGCCGAGCGCGAAGCGGCGCTCGCGGGCGCCGTCGAAGCGCTGGCCGCCGGACGCGTCGTTGCGGTGAAGGGCCTCGGCGGCTTCCATCTCGCCGTGAACGCCCGGGACGGCGAGGCGGTGGCTCGGCTACGACGGCGCAAGGGCCGCGCCGCGAAGCCGTTCGCCATCCTGGTCCGCGACCTCACGGCCGCGTCGGAAGTGGCCTCCTACGGACCGGACGAGGCAACGTTGCTGACCTCTCCGGCCCGCCCCGTCGTCCTGCTGCGCAAACGGCCCGGAGCCCGTTGGGTCAAAGCGGTGGCGCTCACCGTGCTGTCGGGCGTCCCCGTCGCGGCCACGGGCGGCAGTGACGGCACCGTACGGCTCTGGGACCTCACCACCGCGAGCCCGCTCGGCGCACCCCTGGCACCGCACAAGGGTGCCGTCACCTCCCTTGCCCTGGAGTCCGACGAGCAGGGCCTCGGTCGCCTTGCCTCGGGCGGAGAGGACCACGCCGTCGCACTCTGGGCCGTGGCGCTCGACGGCAGCTGTACGTCAGTTCCGCATGCCCTCGAACACCGCGGACCGGTGTCGGATGTACTCCTGCTGCGGACGGGGACGGGACTCCTGGGCGCGTCCGCCGACGCCCGCGGGATCGTGAAGCTCTGGGACGCGGCCACGGGACTCCCCTGGGAGGGAGCCGGGCCCGAGCCGTACCCCGCGGCGATCAACTCACTCGCCGCGGGTCGGCTGTACGGCCGCCGAGTCCTGATCAGCGCTGCTCGCCACAGCCTGCTCCGCATCTGGGATCTCGACGCCTGCCATCCGGCCGCGGTGCTTCACCTGCCCGGCCCGGCATCCCGCATCTGCCCCCTGGAGGGCGAGGGCCTCGCCGTCGCCCTCGGCCGCGATGTCGTCGCCCTCAGGCAGCCGCCCGGCGCTTGA
- a CDS encoding FAD-binding oxidoreductase, whose amino-acid sequence MSTRIEGRVLRRGDYRYESRRREACWHAGVPDRYPEVIVLANNEDDVVAAVQLARAEGLQIAVRSGGHSWSGSHLRDGTVLIDLSNLRHVAVDREAMTGTAQPGIKGFELNAMVAEQNLYFPTGHCTGVSIGGYLLQGGFGWAGRDYGPACMSVTGIDVVTASGERIHADETQNADLFWAARGAGPGFFAVVTRFYVKLYPRMRVTMNSGYFWPASAAPDVYRFVHEIGRQTPTEINLLCCRDPMTDGEPLISLNATAFTDTEDEARDQLSLYESCPARPHVLTTRLNEVTDTATLSRYGTDPHYDETKRYLADSMWTHASFDDLWPNFEAMLKTWPPAPSHLLVFNWGGYERQPERPSMAYSVEDELYYGLYAAWTDPVDSQTYTNWVTNHMRAWEPYASGIQLADENLVNRPYRFVTDENLLRLDALRARWDPDGLFVSWLGRPELPTGAAHTEKSPVAGRSE is encoded by the coding sequence ATGTCGACCCGGATCGAGGGCAGGGTGTTGCGTCGCGGTGACTACCGTTACGAGAGTCGGCGCCGTGAGGCGTGCTGGCACGCGGGGGTGCCGGACCGCTACCCAGAGGTGATCGTGCTGGCGAACAACGAGGACGATGTCGTCGCAGCGGTGCAGCTCGCCAGGGCGGAGGGCCTGCAGATCGCGGTGCGGTCAGGTGGCCACAGCTGGTCCGGGTCGCACCTGCGTGACGGCACGGTGCTCATCGACCTGTCGAACCTGCGGCACGTGGCGGTCGACAGGGAGGCGATGACCGGCACCGCCCAGCCCGGAATCAAGGGGTTCGAGCTCAATGCGATGGTGGCCGAGCAGAACCTGTACTTTCCCACCGGCCACTGCACGGGTGTCTCCATCGGCGGGTACCTGCTGCAAGGCGGGTTCGGCTGGGCCGGCCGGGACTACGGACCGGCGTGCATGTCGGTGACCGGTATCGACGTGGTCACGGCGAGCGGCGAACGGATCCACGCCGACGAGACCCAGAACGCCGACCTGTTCTGGGCAGCCCGCGGCGCCGGTCCCGGCTTCTTCGCCGTTGTGACCAGGTTCTACGTCAAGCTGTACCCGCGCATGCGGGTCACGATGAACAGCGGCTACTTCTGGCCGGCCTCGGCCGCACCAGACGTCTACCGGTTCGTCCACGAGATCGGCCGTCAGACCCCGACCGAGATCAATCTCCTGTGCTGCCGCGACCCGATGACGGACGGCGAGCCTCTCATCTCGCTCAACGCGACGGCCTTCACCGATACGGAGGACGAGGCCAGGGACCAACTGTCGCTCTACGAGTCCTGTCCCGCACGCCCTCACGTGCTCACGACTCGGCTCAACGAGGTGACGGACACCGCAACCCTCAGCCGATACGGCACTGATCCACATTACGACGAGACCAAGCGCTATCTGGCCGACAGCATGTGGACCCATGCCTCCTTCGACGACCTGTGGCCCAACTTCGAGGCCATGCTGAAGACCTGGCCGCCGGCGCCGTCGCACCTGCTGGTGTTCAACTGGGGAGGATACGAGCGACAGCCCGAACGTCCGTCGATGGCGTACTCGGTGGAAGACGAGCTGTACTACGGGCTGTATGCGGCCTGGACCGATCCGGTCGACAGCCAGACTTACACGAACTGGGTGACCAACCACATGCGAGCGTGGGAGCCGTATGCCAGCGGGATCCAACTGGCTGACGAGAACCTGGTCAACCGCCCGTATCGCTTCGTGACCGACGAGAACCTCCTGCGGCTCGACGCCCTCCGCGCCAGATGGGACCCCGACGGGCTGTTCGTGTCCTGGCTGGGTCGGCCTGAACTGCCTACCGGTGCCGCGCATACCGAGAAGAGCCCGGTAGCCGGCCGGAGCGAATGA
- a CDS encoding DAPG hydrolase family protein, with protein sequence MTEVREPRPDPTRRPHLGMRPGELAGKWYAKYWNPVMAPMPEHIKEAIGLGPQPPPLCLSPDDAATLSDTGYGEFENGYSLFGDGSMHIATLTRMPRVSPAMVDWWFWWHATETQRYKLWYPRAHLYTEWSRGTVDQSAPYRDRYIGGTSFVDEYVGSSLGELAIRFVPPDTLGFSDDSVDPDEATAICARIGLSRVPLDWGHLVHYVRRVKGGAEMRSRFWMGGKYVAPRAGASLTDELETVAEGLRRLGDGHARAMVVHCSQEMNHLAAFLPDIFDEFQRSE encoded by the coding sequence ATGACTGAAGTGAGAGAACCGCGCCCGGACCCCACCCGCCGACCCCACCTGGGAATGCGCCCCGGCGAACTCGCCGGCAAATGGTACGCAAAGTACTGGAACCCGGTGATGGCACCCATGCCGGAGCACATCAAAGAGGCGATCGGTCTCGGCCCACAGCCGCCCCCTTTGTGCCTGAGCCCGGATGACGCGGCAACGCTGAGCGACACCGGCTATGGGGAGTTCGAGAACGGATACAGCCTCTTCGGCGACGGATCCATGCACATCGCCACACTGACCCGCATGCCGAGAGTGTCTCCGGCCATGGTGGACTGGTGGTTCTGGTGGCATGCCACGGAGACCCAACGGTACAAGCTGTGGTATCCGCGTGCCCACCTGTACACGGAATGGTCTCGAGGCACGGTGGACCAGAGTGCTCCCTACCGCGACAGGTATATCGGGGGTACGTCGTTCGTCGACGAGTACGTCGGCAGTTCGCTCGGCGAGCTCGCTATCCGGTTTGTCCCTCCCGACACGCTGGGATTCAGCGATGACAGCGTCGATCCGGACGAAGCCACCGCGATCTGCGCCAGGATCGGGTTGTCCCGCGTTCCGCTCGACTGGGGCCACCTGGTCCACTACGTACGCCGGGTGAAGGGCGGCGCCGAGATGCGTTCGCGCTTTTGGATGGGCGGGAAATACGTCGCCCCTCGCGCAGGAGCCTCCCTGACCGACGAACTCGAAACAGTCGCGGAAGGTCTGCGGCGTCTCGGGGACGGGCACGCCCGCGCCATGGTCGTACATTGCTCGCAGGAGATGAACCATCTCGCGGCGTTTCTCCCGGATATTTTCGACGAGTTCCAACGATCCGAATAG
- a CDS encoding arylsulfotransferase family protein — protein sequence MSEPGLHPMRVTVTANKPGTAHGDIFVAPFSADQMVGQTGALANDGSGDPVWFRPLPSTNLQNADFRVFAHHGYYPDEHEFTLTRRGTALFIASKPVPMDLTPYGGPKNGAIENIEIQEVDLATGRLLYSWNALDHIDPADSEEAASSASSSDGVWDAFHINSVDEGPDGRLLISSRNMWAIYNVTKKSGKIRYQIGGKKSDFTFGPNAGFYWQHDARFQPGNRISMFDDGCCDLPDGAPEQRSHGLILNLDFPSHKATAVKTHYHQPPLESPTQGNTQALSNGNEFIGWGLPEQMDRHALLPTECGGTVRRRAQRRPRLLERLDAD from the coding sequence GTGTCCGAACCGGGCCTTCACCCCATGCGGGTGACCGTGACCGCGAACAAACCGGGAACGGCTCACGGAGACATCTTTGTCGCCCCGTTCAGCGCGGACCAGATGGTCGGCCAGACGGGGGCACTGGCCAACGACGGCTCGGGGGATCCGGTCTGGTTCCGCCCCCTGCCTTCCACGAACCTCCAGAACGCCGACTTCAGGGTCTTCGCGCACCACGGCTACTACCCGGACGAGCACGAATTCACCCTGACTCGCAGAGGCACCGCCCTGTTCATCGCCTCAAAGCCGGTGCCCATGGATCTCACGCCCTATGGGGGTCCGAAGAACGGAGCCATCGAGAACATCGAGATCCAGGAGGTCGACCTCGCCACGGGAAGACTCCTCTACTCATGGAACGCGCTGGACCACATCGACCCCGCCGATTCCGAGGAGGCAGCCTCCAGCGCATCGTCGTCCGACGGAGTGTGGGACGCCTTTCACATCAACTCCGTCGACGAGGGCCCCGACGGCCGACTGCTGATCTCGTCCCGGAACATGTGGGCGATCTACAACGTCACCAAGAAATCCGGGAAGATCCGCTATCAGATCGGGGGAAAGAAAAGCGACTTCACCTTCGGCCCGAACGCGGGCTTCTACTGGCAGCACGATGCCCGATTCCAGCCAGGAAACCGGATCAGCATGTTCGACGACGGCTGCTGCGACCTGCCCGACGGCGCCCCCGAACAGCGTTCGCACGGCCTGATCCTCAACCTTGATTTCCCCAGCCACAAGGCGACGGCGGTCAAGACCCACTACCACCAGCCGCCATTGGAGTCACCAACTCAGGGAAACACCCAGGCCCTCTCCAACGGCAACGAATTCATCGGGTGGGGCCTTCCGGAACAAATGGATCGGCACGCCCTACTACCCACCGAGTGCGGCGGCACGGTCCGACGGCGGGCACAGCGTCGTCCACGCCTCCTGGAACGGCTCGACGCAGACTGA
- a CDS encoding D-2-hydroxyacid dehydrogenase family protein — protein sequence MQFRCAVLDDFQNVASTCADWSTLSDRVEVVSFAEHFATEDELASALADFDFVVTLRERVPFPDSLLNRLPRLKLLIASGMRNSVIDYAAAKAGGVTVCGTQSSSTPPVELTWALLLGLARGIVQENNALRDGGPWQSTLGADLHGRTLGLLGLGKIGSRVARIGLAFGMEVTAWSQHLTKERADEAGVELASSKEELVTSSDFISVHLALSDRTRGLLGAAELALLKPTAYLINTSRAAIVDQDALLAALHEGRIAGAGVDVFDVEPLPGNHPMRTAPRLLATPHLGYVSRANYARYYGQAVEDIQAYLDGDPVRVLG from the coding sequence GTGCAATTCCGCTGCGCCGTACTCGACGACTTCCAGAACGTGGCGAGCACATGTGCCGACTGGTCGACGCTGAGCGATCGGGTCGAGGTCGTCTCCTTCGCCGAGCACTTCGCCACCGAGGACGAACTCGCCTCCGCCCTCGCCGACTTCGACTTCGTGGTCACCCTGCGCGAGCGGGTGCCTTTCCCGGACTCGCTGCTGAACCGGCTGCCCCGCCTGAAACTGCTGATCGCCTCCGGCATGCGCAACTCGGTGATCGACTACGCGGCCGCGAAGGCGGGCGGCGTCACCGTGTGCGGCACCCAGAGCTCCTCGACGCCGCCGGTCGAACTCACCTGGGCCCTGCTGCTCGGACTCGCCCGCGGCATCGTCCAGGAGAACAACGCTCTGCGCGACGGCGGCCCCTGGCAGTCCACCCTCGGCGCCGACCTGCACGGCCGCACGCTCGGCCTGCTCGGACTCGGCAAGATCGGCAGCCGGGTGGCCCGGATCGGACTCGCCTTCGGCATGGAGGTCACCGCCTGGAGCCAGCACCTCACCAAGGAACGCGCGGACGAGGCCGGTGTCGAGCTCGCCTCCTCCAAGGAGGAGTTGGTGACAAGCAGCGACTTCATCTCCGTCCACCTCGCGCTGAGCGACCGCACCCGGGGCCTGCTCGGCGCCGCCGAGCTCGCCCTGCTCAAGCCCACCGCCTACCTGATCAACACCTCGCGGGCCGCGATCGTCGACCAGGACGCCCTGCTCGCGGCGCTGCACGAGGGCCGTATCGCCGGCGCCGGCGTCGACGTCTTCGACGTCGAACCGCTGCCGGGCAACCACCCGATGCGCACCGCACCGCGGCTGCTCGCCACCCCGCATCTCGGCTATGTGTCCCGCGCCAACTACGCGCGCTACTACGGCCAGGCCGTGGAGGACATCCAGGCCTACCTCGACGGCGACCCGGTCCGGGTCCTCGGCTGA
- a CDS encoding L-serine ammonia-lyase: MAISVFDLFSIGIGPSSSHTVGPMRAARMFARRLRNEELLDSVASVRAELYGSLGATGHGHGTPKAVLLGLEGASPRTVDVEGADERVEQIKSSGRLSLLGTHEIAFSFADDLVLHRRKALPYHANGMTVFAYDASGTLVLEKTYYSVGGGFVVDEDAVGEDRIKLDDTVLKYPFRTGDELLRLTKETGLSISALMLENERAWRTEEEIREGLLAIWRVMQACVSRGMSREGILPGGLKVRRRAAVSARQLRAEGDPLAHAMEWITLYAMAVNEENAAGGRVVTAPTNGAAGIIPAVLHYYINFIPGADEDGVVRFLLAAGAIGMLFKENASISGAEVGCQGEVGSACSMAAGALAEVLGGSPEQVENAAEIGMEHNLGLTCDPVGGLVQIPCIERNGMAAVKAVTAARMAMRGDGSHKVSLDKVIKTMKETGADMSVKYKETARGGLAVNIIEC, translated from the coding sequence GTGGCCATCTCGGTCTTCGACCTGTTCTCGATCGGCATAGGCCCATCGAGCTCCCACACGGTGGGCCCGATGCGTGCGGCGCGCATGTTCGCCCGCCGGCTGCGCAACGAGGAGCTGTTGGATTCCGTGGCCTCCGTCCGGGCGGAGCTGTACGGCTCCCTGGGCGCCACCGGCCACGGCCACGGCACCCCCAAGGCGGTGCTGCTGGGCCTGGAGGGCGCCTCGCCGCGCACCGTGGACGTGGAGGGCGCCGACGAGCGCGTGGAGCAAATCAAGTCGTCGGGCCGCCTCTCGCTCCTCGGCACGCACGAGATCGCCTTCTCCTTCGCCGACGACCTGGTCCTGCACCGCCGCAAGGCCCTGCCGTACCACGCGAACGGCATGACGGTCTTCGCGTACGACGCCTCCGGCACACTCGTCCTGGAGAAGACGTACTACTCGGTCGGCGGCGGCTTCGTGGTCGACGAGGACGCGGTGGGCGAGGACCGCATCAAGCTCGACGACACGGTGCTCAAGTACCCGTTCCGCACGGGCGACGAGCTCCTGCGGCTGACGAAGGAGACCGGCCTGTCGATCTCCGCCCTGATGCTGGAGAACGAGCGGGCCTGGCGCACCGAGGAGGAGATCCGCGAGGGTCTGCTCGCCATCTGGCGTGTGATGCAGGCGTGCGTCTCCCGGGGCATGTCCCGTGAGGGCATCCTGCCGGGCGGGCTCAAGGTCCGCCGCCGTGCCGCCGTCTCGGCCCGCCAGCTGCGGGCGGAGGGCGACCCGTTGGCGCACGCGATGGAGTGGATCACTCTCTACGCCATGGCGGTGAACGAGGAGAACGCGGCGGGCGGCCGGGTGGTCACGGCCCCCACGAACGGCGCCGCGGGCATCATCCCGGCGGTCCTCCACTACTACATCAACTTCATCCCGGGCGCGGACGAGGACGGCGTCGTGCGCTTCCTGCTGGCCGCCGGCGCCATCGGGATGCTCTTCAAGGAGAACGCCTCCATCTCCGGCGCCGAGGTCGGCTGCCAGGGCGAGGTCGGCTCGGCCTGCTCGATGGCCGCGGGCGCCCTCGCCGAGGTCCTCGGCGGCAGCCCCGAGCAGGTCGAGAACGCCGCCGAGATCGGCATGGAACACAACCTCGGCCTCACCTGCGACCCGGTCGGCGGCCTCGTCCAGATCCCCTGCATCGAGCGCAACGGCATGGCGGCGGTCAAGGCGGTCACCGCCGCCCGCATGGCCATGCGCGGCGACGGCTCCCACAAGGTCTCCCTCGACAAGGTCATCAAGACCATGAAGGAGACGGGCGCGGACATGAGCGTCAAGTACAAGGAGACGGCGCGGGGCGGGCTGGCGGTGAACATCATCGAGTGCTGA